attttaCGTACTTATAAATCTTTTTGTTTAATATCAAGGTTAGCTAGCAGTAAGATGATTGGGaatttggcatttattttcttctttatacttctctatagtttaaaaaatagagttttgtttaaaaaactttttttttttttaagtttttttaaagaacctcaaCCTAACATTAAATCTTGGTTATGCCTCTTCCTAGCCATGtaaccttggccaagtcacttcaTCTTTCGGAATCTCACTTTTTTGTCTGCAGAATAGATGTAGTAACTGCCTTCTTCCCAGGTTATGATGAGGAACTGGCCTACATAGATGTTTACACAGTGGCACTCTCATcatacctattttaaaaaaattcttttaatgtttacttatttttgagagagagagagagacagacagacagacagagcatcagctgggaaggggcagagagagagggagacacagaatccgaagcaggctccaggttccgaactgtcagcacagagcccaatatgggtttcagactcatgaactgtgagatcatgacctgagacaagtaggactctcaaccaactgagccatccaggcacccctcatcatatctatttttaaaattattaaaagagagTGTGTATTGattgaaagtataaaataatagtaaCCTCAGAGTGGAGGAGGAAGCAGCCAACTTTGGGACTAGAAATAGGATGCTGGTTGGATCCTGCCATTCCTCCTCTGTggctcactctttgtctctcaaaggTAGCTGACTGCATCTGCTTGATGGCCCTAGACAAGCCCCAGGCCGTGCCCGTGGATATCCACATGTGGCAGATTGCCCAGCGTGACTACAGCTGGCACCCCACCATGTCCCAGGCCAAGGGTCCAAGCCCCCAGGCTAACAAGGAACTGGGTAAGGAGAGAGTGGGATGCTGGGGCTAGCAGCGGGCTGAGGTGGTAGAAACTTTTCATACCTCTCTGTAAAATCCCACTCCTGTGGATAGGGAATAAGTAGGAAGGCCAATTAATTTCACCTTTTCACTTCTGGCATAGGAAACTTTTTCCGGAGCCTGTGGGGACCTTATGCTGGCTGGGCCCAAGCAGTAAGTGTTCTGaggctccctctcctcctccagcccagaCCCCATAAGACTCCTCCCCCCGTCCTGACCCAGTAGACCCTTCCACCACCACCATTTCAGGTGACCCTACTGGACTCTACCCACCCCAGTCCTGACTCTAGTGGATGTTCCTTGCCCTGGCCCTGCTGCCTGTATACCTCTCCACACTGCCACTGGCCCCATCAGTCCTGACCCCATGTACCCTGACCCCATGCAGTGTCCTTCCCCACTGTCCCCAGGTGCTGTTCAGTGCTGACCTGCGCCAACTCCACCGAGCTCAGGAGCCACCAGCAAAGCGCAGGAGATCTACAGGCCTTGAAGGCTAGGTGGGGGGCACTGGACAAAGGGATACCCCAAATACCTTTCCTCACCTCTCTTCCCCATCCAGTCTCATGTTGGGAAGAGGGCTTCTTGCAGCTACCTCAGGGGCCAGGTACCCTTACATTAAGTAGTTTGCACAACATTGTGGGGTGGAGGTTATCTGGTGAGACAGAGCTACTATGTTTTTATCTCTTCCCTTTATTAcaagaaagaacaataaaatagaaacatttgtaTGGAAAATGCAGTGGAGGAGTGATAGGGAAAGGGGTGGGAAGGCAGTGGGGCTGGGTAACTCCAAttcagggagggaaggggagcaggCTGCCCCAACCCCTCCCACACAAAGGATCTGGACCCTGGATCTGGGGCCCTAGAGCTGGGGGGGCAGAGTAGGAGACATTTCTGAGCCCGGCTCCACACAGCCATCTCGACAGCAGCAGCCAGACGCCGGCCCTAcatggggagagagaacaagatTGGTCGTAGGAGCAGACCCTCCACTCCAGCCTGTATGTCTCTTCCCACCCATGCCCTTCCACAGAGCACTGGTCCTCACCCCCAGCTGCTGGTGTCAGCAGCTCCCCATGGCTCGCCGTTGGTCCCTGTCCCTCCTGGCTGGTGCCCAGCTGTAGCTTTCTCATATGCCGCACCACAGCCGTGGCATTGAAGGCTTgctgtggggagaaggggaaaaaggggACTTTTGAGAGCTGGAGATCATGGGACAGGGTCTGGCAGTGAGATTCATGGGGtggttttgtcattttcattcaGGTGTTATTGGTTGATCCCCTAAAACTCCCTGAAACCTCTACAAGGCTTTATTAAATTACATTCAGCCACATTATATATTTACACagataatgcatatatatatatatatatatgtaatgtgtatACATGAACAAGTATATACAACCCTTTATGTATAAATTCATATTCACATCATAGCAAGCACTTAAAATAGCagtatgtgtcagacactgttctaagcactttatttggcaattcatttaatcttcacaaaggTCTTTGAGGTGGATACTATTAGCGTCACCATTgccagaggagaaaactgaggcacagacaggttaaataacttaccccGGTATGTGTATCATTCTCTATTCAACATATCTACGAAGGTGTCCCACACATCCTTCATATTCACCATGTCCAAAACCATAGTCATCCACCCCAAGACAGTTGTGTGCCCCTGGGATCCCCATCTCAGTAACAGTACCACCATTCACCTTTTCCCCAACCAAAATCTTGGGCCAGCCTTTgacatctcctctctctgccaacATCTCTTCTACCATCACTTCTTGTCAATTCTACCTCTTAAAGGACTCCTGAGCCATCCACTGTTCTCTGGTCCAAGCCCTCACTGTCTCCTGCCCACATCTCTGCCACAGCCTTCTAAGGGGTCTCCCAGCCTTGACTCCATACCTCTCTCTGCATCCTGAGAGCCCTTTCCAGAGGGCAGGTTACTGCTAAAAATCCTGGGTCTCCTCAGTGTCCTCAGGACCAAGTTAGTTCTCCACTGTGGCACTCAAGGCCTCTACTTCCATCTCCAGTCTGGGCTCTtgccccacagcccctccatTCCATCCAGACTTACTACTTGTACTTCCCTGAATGGACACACTCACTCTCTTGCCCCTGGACTTCTGCATACTGGTCCTCTCTGCCTCAGACATTGTTCTGTTGTACCTGGCTAATTCCTACTCAGCTGTCAGGTCTGACAGGTCTATCAGGCCATCAAATGCCCATATGTCCCTTCCAGGACCCCATAGGTTGGAGTAGATGTCTCTTTAAGAATTATAGTGTTCcagggtggtgcagttggttaagcatccagttcttgatttcggctcaggtcaagatctcatggctcatgggatctTGCCCCGaatcagtctccacactgagcatggaggctgcttgggattctctctcctccctctctctgcccttctcccactcgcagtctaaataaataaataaacaaacaaacaaacagtaaagAAGAATTATACTGTTCTTGGCAGTCAGGGACTCACTGGGATAGAATGTCAGggagtgttgaatgaatgaatgaatgaatgaatgaagttcttGTAAGTGTCCCTGAGCAGTTACTGTGACATGGTGCTAGGTGCTGTGTgagctgaggcctggagagaggtggggaggacaTCTGGGGAGGCTGGGACCCAGGACTAGGGACATGGGCTCACCTTCCACTTGCTCTTGGCAAAGTTCTTCTTGATCTGTTCGCTCACCGACTGGTGAATATTCTTATCTAGAGCCGTATCTCCTGCAATCCTAGGATGGGGTGTGTGGAGGGTTGTCTATGAAGGCAAAGACAGGTTTGGGGgccccagaccccaccccagcctgcAGCTTATTGGAGCTCTCACCACGGGTGCTGCAAGGCCTGCTCACAGGTGAACCTCTTTTCTGGATCCTTCTCCATCAAGTGCCGGATGAAGTCTTTGGCTGAATCCCCAagaaaacagcaaagagaaaTAGCATGATGGTACCTGTGGATACCCCCAACACAAAACCCACCCCCTTGGGTCTGGCCTGGCATCCAAGCAAGACAAGAGGCCAGATCTGTATATGTACCGCCCGACCCCACCTGTACTCTTAGTCTCTaagctccccccacccaccccagccttccagttctctcctttttcccttaaGAAAAACTTGTTCTTAAAAAAGATTCTGCTCAGTATATTCACACTGATGTGTAAGTGACCAATAATGGCTTCACAGTTTTGCCTCCTGGTAAGAGGTACAAAAGAACATATGAAAACTTCTATGGTGGTATTTCAGGCATAATGAAGTCATTGGGTGTGGTATTTTCAAAAATACTAGTTTTGAAGACTGAATGAATGCCTACAAGTTTCTCAGCCTggggccaggcagagggaagcacCTGGGGTGCTTGGTGTCTGGTCTCGAAGACAGCTCTTAGTTTGGGGCTGGGGAGTCTGACCAGAGGTAGGGCCCAGGGGAAGATGGCAAAGGATCAAATACCAGAGTCAGAGATGTCGTCCCAGTAAGGAGAGTCAAATTCGTACTCGGCCTTCAAAATCTGTTCAAAGAGTTTGGCATCATTCTCGTCATAGAAGGGGGGATAACCGCAGAGCCTGGGCAGGGAGAAACTCCTCCTCATTTCCACTTTCAGTGTACCCATTGGCTCCAATATGGAGCTTTGAGGTAGTCTCAAGAGTCAGGCAACACCCACAGGAAGCAGTTCCCCCTTTTACAAAGGGGAAATCTGCCCCTCTGTGCCTTGTTCACTCCTGTCTAGCTACACTGGCCTGTTTCTTAATTTGCTACCGTCTTTCCTTCCTCAGGGccttgcatttgctgttccctctgcccccacacctCAAATGTCTTCCCCCACACCTCAAATGTCTCTCCCTCACTTCATCCAGGAGATAGCCTAAGAAATGCCTTTTTTCCTGACCTCCTTACCTAAAATGGCATCCATCCCCATCTCCCTAACCCTGcttgatttttcttcatagtattttACTACCTGACATTTTATagatttacttgtttattgtctgtctacTGTACTAGAATTTTTGCTCTCTCAGGGCAggcactttgttttcttctcttttaaatccccagtacttagcacagtgccagaaACATAGTATgtgttgaatgaaataatattagTCATTAATAGGTAGGTATACACTTGGATGGCAGGAAGAAAtagcagagaggagaaagagggcaaAGTAGGGGAGAGGAGAATGCTAGAGCCACATGCCCCAATGGCCAAGACCCTACTCACAGAATGTAGGCAATGACCCCAATGGACCAGCAATCCACTGCCTTGCTGTAGGGTTTCTGGGCCAGGACCTCAGGAGctatggaaggaaggagacatgGTGGTGGTGACAGATCTCTGCCCTGCAGCTTCTGATCTCTCCCCTATCCATGGCCCCCGCCCAGGGTGCTCCATACCCACATATCCTGGGGTCCCGCAAGCTGTGGAGAGCACACTGCCAGGGTCCTCCATCTTGGAGAGGCCAAAGTCAGAAATCATGATCTTGGAGTCTTCATCCAGGCTGTAGTACAGCAGATTCTCTGGCTTGGaaggtggaagggaaggaagaggtagAGATGGCCAGAGGCTGGCAGAACCTTCTGCTTCTCCAAGCACCACCTCAAAGACATCACCCCAAAAGCCACTGTGGCTTCACAGCTGCCATCTTGGTTGCAGGCACAAGAAACTCAAGGAAGTTCTCAAggaagttaaaagtaaaagacaagGGCCAGAAAAGACAAGGGACTTGGGAATGTGAGTGGGAGTTTTCCATAAGCCAGATTTGTATTGTGAGGCCCTAAAGAATTTTCaagcacctactttgtgccagatCTTGTGCTAGTGCTTGATTTCATCCTTACCACATCCCTATCAGGCCAGTCTGCCTAATCCCACTTTACAGGTCAGAAAACTGATGCCTTGAGAGGCAAAGGGACTTGCCTGAGAACCTACAGTTAGGGAGTAGCAGGGACAGAATTCAAGTCCAGATCTGTCTCACCCCAGCGCTCTTCTAGACTGGAGGAGATGTACTACAAAATGTGAACCCCATCATAGTCTCTGAGGTGTAGGGTTTCACAGGGGCTTCTggcttccttttttatgttttgctgTCCTATCCAAGTTTTCTACAAAGAGCAAAGTGGGACTTTTATTATCAAAAAAAGACCAAGGCACTATTTGGATAAAATAGCAGCACCATTCACCTGGGTGTCCATTTGAGCGTCCAAACCGGAATGGGAGGAGGCAGTTTAGGGTTTACAGGgtgcattttgcagatgggaagcCGAGGCTCGGGGATGGGGTAAGAGTTGCCCCAGATCACACAGTGAGGGGTATGTGGAGGCCGCACTCGGCACCCCAGCTCACCACACACCCTTGCACCCCACCTTGAGATCTCGGTGTACGATGCCCAGGTCGTGCAGGTACTTGACGGCGTCCAGCACCTGGAAGATGAGGCGGCTGGCATCCCGCTCCGTGTAGAAGCCTTTCTCCACAATGCGGTCAAACAGTTCTCCACCGGACACCCTGCAGCCGAGGACAGGGCAGTCTGGCCAGAGAAGctagggggggggggcggcggggagagaTGTGAGCAAGGGGTGAGGCCACTCACAGCTGCATGATGAGGTAGAGGTGGCCCCCACTCTCATAGATGTCATCCAGGGCTACAATGTTGGGGTGCTTGATCCTGAAAGGAGAAATGAGGTGGTTCAGAGCTGAGGATAGCTCAGCCACTTTCCTACACTCACCTTGAAGAACCACCACTGTAGACCTAGGCAGGACAAACCAGGGTTCTGGGTCCCAAAAGGAAAAGCTGATTCACCATGATTTATTATGATGTAATGGAAGGTAGGAGAGCACAGAGAGATAAACACTGGGCTCTGGCAT
The Panthera uncia isolate 11264 chromosome A2, Puncia_PCG_1.0, whole genome shotgun sequence genome window above contains:
- the CAMK1 gene encoding calcium/calmodulin-dependent protein kinase type 1; translated protein: MPGAVDGPSWKQVEDIRDIYDFRDILGTGAFSEVILAEDKRTHKLVAIKCIAKKALEGKEGSMENEIAVLHKIKHPNIVALDDIYESGGHLYLIMQLVSGGELFDRIVEKGFYTERDASRLIFQVLDAVKYLHDLGIVHRDLKPENLLYYSLDEDSKIMISDFGLSKMEDPGSVLSTACGTPGYVAPEVLAQKPYSKAVDCWSIGVIAYILLCGYPPFYDENDAKLFEQILKAEYEFDSPYWDDISDSAKDFIRHLMEKDPEKRFTCEQALQHPWIAGDTALDKNIHQSVSEQIKKNFAKSKWKQAFNATAVVRHMRKLQLGTSQEGQGPTASHGELLTPAAGGPASGCCCRDGCVEPGSEMSPTLPPQL